Proteins from a single region of Planktothrix tepida PCC 9214:
- a CDS encoding addiction module protein: MKSLLSEQILPLTIPEKLQLIEDIWESVVMDADQIPLTPSQKQELDRRLASYQNIENEGESWEVVKRRIIKDDIEN, translated from the coding sequence ATGAAGAGTCTATTATCTGAACAAATTTTACCCCTAACTATTCCCGAAAAGCTTCAATTAATAGAGGATATTTGGGAAAGTGTTGTTATGGATGCTGATCAAATTCCTTTAACTCCATCTCAGAAACAGGAATTAGATCGGCGTTTAGCCTCTTATCAAAATATTGAAAATGAAGGTGAATCTTGGGAAGTAGTTAAGCGAAGAATCATTAAAGATGACATAGAAAATTAA